The proteins below come from a single Chryseobacterium sp. MA9 genomic window:
- the rpsE gene encoding 30S ribosomal protein S5, whose product MLGLDNIERVKPGGLELKDRLVAVNRVTKVTKGGRAFGFSAIVVVGNEEGIIGFGLGKSKEVASAIAKAVEDAKKNLVKVPVMNHTIPHQTTARYGGADIFLRPASHGTGLIAGGAVRAVLESAGIHDILSKSKGSSNPHNVVKATFKALLDIRRPEEIARMRGISLSKVFNG is encoded by the coding sequence ATGTTAGGACTAGATAATATAGAAAGAGTAAAACCGGGAGGATTAGAATTAAAAGATCGTCTCGTAGCTGTTAACAGAGTAACAAAAGTAACTAAAGGAGGTAGAGCTTTCGGATTTTCTGCTATTGTTGTAGTAGGTAATGAAGAAGGTATTATCGGTTTCGGTTTAGGAAAATCTAAAGAGGTTGCTTCTGCAATTGCTAAAGCAGTTGAAGACGCTAAGAAAAACCTTGTGAAAGTTCCTGTAATGAACCATACTATTCCTCACCAAACTACTGCTAGATACGGTGGTGCAGATATCTTCTTAAGACCTGCTTCTCACGGTACAGGACTTATCGCCGGTGGTGCGGTAAGAGCGGTATTGGAATCTGCTGGTATTCACGATATCCTTTCAAAATCTAAAGGATCTTCTAACCCTCACAACGTGGTGAAAGCTACTTTCAAAGCGTTATTGGATATCAGAAGACCTGAAGAGATCGCAAGAATGAGAGGAATTTCTCTAAGTAAAGTGTTTAACGGTTAA
- the rpmD gene encoding 50S ribosomal protein L30, with product MATIKVKQVRSAIGRTKTQKRTLEALGLKKLHQVVEHEATPSILGMVAAVSHLLEVQK from the coding sequence ATGGCAACAATTAAAGTAAAGCAAGTAAGAAGCGCTATTGGTAGAACAAAAACCCAAAAGAGAACGCTTGAAGCATTAGGATTAAAAAAACTTCACCAAGTTGTAGAACATGAAGCTACTCCTTCTATCTTAGGAATGGTAGCTGCAGTAAGTCACTTACTTGAAGTTCAAAAATAA
- the rplO gene encoding 50S ribosomal protein L15 translates to MNLNNIQPAAGSTFNSKRIGRGQGSGKGGTSTKGHKGQKARAGYSQKIGFEGGQMPLQRRLPKFGFKNVNRKEFRGINLDTIQTLIENKSITGDITKEVLVANGIVSKNELVKIMGRGELKSAVSISADKFTKSAEELIAKAGGKAITL, encoded by the coding sequence ATGAATTTAAACAATATACAACCTGCTGCAGGATCTACTTTCAACTCAAAAAGAATTGGTAGAGGTCAAGGTAGTGGAAAAGGAGGTACTTCAACAAAAGGACACAAAGGTCAGAAAGCTAGAGCTGGTTATTCTCAGAAAATCGGTTTCGAAGGTGGACAGATGCCTTTACAAAGAAGATTACCTAAATTCGGATTCAAAAACGTAAATAGAAAAGAGTTTAGAGGAATTAACCTTGATACTATTCAAACTTTAATCGAGAACAAATCCATCACTGGAGATATCACGAAAGAAGTTTTAGTAGCAAACGGGATAGTTTCTAAAAACGAATTAGTGAAAATTATGGGTAGAGGAGAATTGAAATCAGCGGTTTCAATCTCTGCTGACAAATTCACTAAATCTGCTGAAGAGCTTATTGCTAAGGCAGGTGGAAAAGCAATTACCTTATAA
- the secY gene encoding preprotein translocase subunit SecY, with product MKEFIQTLKNIWSLKELRDKILFTLGIILVYRFASYISLPAINLAEVGDLLEHYKNQGGNKQGAGLLGLLSSFTGGAFSHASVMALGIMPYISASIIVQLMGMAIPYLQKLQKDGESGRNTLNQITRWLTIGVCLVQAPSYLTSITQLFLPYAQFQSAYFVEPNSIMFWLPSIVILVAGSVFAMWLGEKITDKGIGNGISILIMVGILSRLPEAFVQEMAVQNGKGGMGSIMILIEVLFWMVVVLLAVILSVAVRKIPIQYVSRAQARGGVNKNLMQGARQWIPLKVNAAGVMPIIFAQALMFVPGLLTKFDESNTFLAGFKNVFSWQYNVLFALLIIIFSFFYTAITIPVNQMADDLKRNGGLVPKVRPGKETADYLDDILSKITLPGAIFLSIFAVLPAIVHGSFVQTDAFALFFGGTSLLIMVGVILDTVQQINTYLLNHHYDGLMQSKLSRTTGY from the coding sequence ATGAAAGAATTTATACAAACACTTAAAAATATATGGAGCCTAAAGGAATTAAGAGATAAAATTCTCTTTACGTTAGGTATTATCCTTGTGTATAGATTCGCATCTTATATCTCACTTCCTGCAATTAACCTTGCAGAGGTGGGAGATCTCTTAGAGCATTATAAAAATCAAGGCGGTAACAAGCAAGGAGCAGGTCTCCTTGGCTTGCTTTCGTCGTTTACGGGGGGAGCTTTCAGCCACGCTTCCGTAATGGCGTTGGGTATCATGCCTTATATTTCTGCTTCTATTATTGTTCAGTTGATGGGAATGGCTATTCCTTATCTTCAGAAGCTTCAGAAAGATGGAGAGTCAGGTAGAAATACATTGAACCAAATTACAAGATGGTTAACAATTGGAGTTTGTCTGGTACAGGCACCTTCTTATTTAACTTCTATTACTCAATTATTCTTACCGTATGCTCAGTTCCAATCTGCATATTTTGTAGAGCCAAATTCTATCATGTTCTGGTTGCCAAGTATTGTAATCTTGGTTGCTGGTTCAGTATTCGCAATGTGGTTAGGTGAAAAGATTACCGACAAAGGAATCGGAAATGGTATTTCCATCCTTATTATGGTAGGTATTCTTTCAAGATTACCTGAAGCATTCGTACAGGAGATGGCCGTGCAGAACGGAAAAGGAGGAATGGGATCTATCATGATCCTTATTGAAGTATTATTCTGGATGGTAGTTGTTCTTCTAGCCGTGATTTTATCTGTGGCTGTTAGAAAAATTCCAATTCAGTATGTAAGCAGAGCTCAAGCAAGAGGAGGTGTAAACAAGAATCTTATGCAGGGCGCAAGACAATGGATTCCATTGAAAGTAAATGCTGCTGGTGTAATGCCGATTATCTTTGCTCAGGCATTGATGTTCGTACCAGGATTATTAACAAAATTCGATGAGTCTAACACCTTTCTTGCAGGTTTCAAGAATGTTTTTAGCTGGCAGTACAATGTATTGTTTGCGCTATTAATTATTATCTTCTCGTTTTTCTATACTGCAATTACAATTCCGGTAAACCAGATGGCTGATGATTTGAAGAGAAATGGAGGTTTAGTACCGAAAGTAAGACCCGGGAAAGAGACAGCAGATTATTTAGATGATATTTTATCAAAAATTACCTTGCCAGGTGCAATTTTTTTATCTATCTTTGCAGTCCTTCCAGCAATTGTGCATGGAAGCTTTGTTCAGACAGATGCGTTTGCCCTATTTTTCGGGGGAACGTCACTATTAATTATGGTAGGTGTAATTTTGGATACTGTTCAACAGATTAATACATATCTGCTGAATCATCATTATGATGGCTTAATGCAGTCTAAACTGTCTAGAACGACTGGATATTAA
- the infA gene encoding translation initiation factor IF-1, which yields MAKQKHIEQDGVITEALSNAQFRVELENGHILIAHISGKMRMHYIKLLPGDKVKLEMSPYDLTKGRITFRY from the coding sequence ATGGCAAAACAAAAACATATTGAACAAGACGGCGTTATAACGGAAGCACTTTCGAACGCTCAGTTCCGTGTAGAACTTGAAAATGGGCATATCCTTATCGCTCATATTTCCGGTAAAATGCGAATGCACTATATTAAACTTTTACCTGGTGATAAGGTAAAACTAGAAATGTCTCCCTATGATTTAACGAAAGGGAGGATCACATTTAGATATTAA
- the rpmJ gene encoding 50S ribosomal protein L36 — MKVRASIKKRSADCKIVRRKGVLFVINKKNPKFKQRQG; from the coding sequence ATGAAAGTAAGAGCATCAATTAAAAAAAGAAGCGCTGATTGCAAAATCGTACGCAGAAAAGGTGTACTATTCGTAATCAACAAGAAGAACCCAAAATTTAAACAAAGACAAGGCTAA
- the rpsM gene encoding 30S ribosomal protein S13, which produces MARIAGIDLPKNKRGVIGLTYIYGVGRSTSSEILKAAGISEDKKVNEWNDDELAAIRTYISENVKVEGELRSEVQLNIKRLMDIGCQRGIRHRLGLPLRGQRTKNNSRTRKGKRKTVANKKKASK; this is translated from the coding sequence ATGGCGAGAATTGCAGGTATTGATTTACCAAAAAACAAAAGAGGTGTTATCGGTTTAACTTACATCTACGGAGTAGGAAGAAGTACTTCTTCTGAAATCCTTAAAGCTGCCGGTATCAGCGAAGACAAGAAAGTCAACGAATGGAATGACGATGAATTGGCTGCAATCAGAACATATATCTCTGAAAACGTTAAAGTAGAAGGAGAATTAAGATCTGAAGTGCAATTGAACATCAAGAGATTGATGGACATAGGATGCCAACGAGGAATACGTCACAGACTAGGATTACCTTTAAGAGGCCAGAGAACGAAAAACAACTCTAGAACCCGTAAAGGAAAGAGAAAAACAGTTGCTAACAAGAAAAAGGCAAGTAAATAA
- the rpsK gene encoding 30S ribosomal protein S11 — protein MAKQSKVVKKRKVKVEAIGEAHIQASFNNIIISLTNKSGEVISWASAGKMGFRGSKKNTPFAAQMAAENCSAVAHEAGLRRVKVFVKGPGAGRESAIRSIHNSGIEVSEIIDVTPMPHNGCRPPKRRRV, from the coding sequence ATGGCAAAACAAAGTAAAGTAGTTAAAAAAAGAAAAGTAAAAGTTGAAGCTATTGGTGAAGCACATATTCAAGCTTCTTTCAATAACATCATCATTTCTTTAACAAATAAAAGTGGAGAGGTTATCTCTTGGGCATCTGCCGGTAAAATGGGATTCAGAGGTTCTAAAAAGAACACTCCTTTTGCTGCTCAAATGGCAGCTGAAAATTGCTCTGCTGTAGCTCATGAAGCTGGATTAAGAAGAGTAAAGGTGTTTGTGAAAGGTCCAGGTGCAGGTAGAGAATCTGCAATCAGATCTATTCACAATTCAGGAATTGAAGTTAGCGAAATCATTGATGTGACTCCAATGCCACACAATGGATGTAGACCACCAAAAAGAAGAAGAGTTTAA
- the rpsD gene encoding 30S ribosomal protein S4, giving the protein MARYIGPKTKIARKFGAAIYGDDKNFEKRKNQPPGQHGPNKRRGAKKSEYAVQLAEKQKAKYTYGILERQFANLFEKAHRSKGVTGEVLLQLCESRLDNVVYRLGFAKTRSGARQLVSHRHITVNGEILNIPSYLVKAGDVITVREKSKSLEVVTNALASKSNYEWLQFNDEKKEGTFISAPERIQIPEDIKENLIVELYSK; this is encoded by the coding sequence ATGGCAAGATATATTGGACCTAAAACTAAGATTGCTAGAAAGTTTGGTGCTGCAATCTACGGAGATGATAAAAACTTCGAAAAAAGAAAGAACCAACCGCCAGGACAACATGGTCCTAACAAAAGAAGAGGTGCTAAAAAATCAGAATATGCAGTTCAGTTAGCTGAAAAACAAAAAGCTAAATATACTTACGGTATTTTAGAAAGACAGTTTGCTAACTTATTTGAAAAAGCACACAGAAGCAAAGGAGTAACAGGTGAAGTCCTATTACAACTTTGTGAATCAAGATTGGATAACGTAGTATACAGATTAGGTTTTGCTAAAACTAGATCTGGTGCAAGACAATTAGTTTCTCACAGACACATCACTGTGAACGGAGAAATTCTTAATATCCCTTCTTACTTGGTAAAAGCTGGTGATGTAATCACTGTAAGAGAAAAGTCTAAGTCTCTTGAAGTTGTTACCAATGCATTGGCTTCTAAGTCAAACTATGAGTGGTTACAATTCAACGATGAGAAGAAAGAAGGTACTTTCATTTCTGCTCCTGAAAGAATCCAAATTCCGGAGGACATTAAGGAGAACCTTATCGTGGAACTTTACTCTAAATAA
- a CDS encoding DNA-directed RNA polymerase subunit alpha, with the protein MAILQFIKPDKVILLNSDEFKGQFEFRPLEPGFGLTIGNALRRVLLSSLEGYAISSIKIEGVEHEFSTIPGVIEDVTEIILNLKQVRLKAAAEGQANEQVIAKVSGQTVITAGDLGKSINGFEVLNPDLVICNLNSDVTFEITFNIEKGRGYVPSEQNKSNNAPVGTIAIDSIFTPIKKVQYSIENYRVEQKTDYEKLVLDIETDGSISPQNALTEASKILIYHFMLFSDERITLETEAVKASIQYDEETLHTRQLLKSKLADMDLSVRALNCLKAAEVETLGELVSYSKSDLMKFRNFGKKSLTELEELVHSKGLNFGFDVAKYKLDADK; encoded by the coding sequence ATGGCAATTTTACAATTCATAAAACCCGATAAAGTAATTTTACTTAACTCTGATGAATTTAAAGGTCAATTCGAATTCAGACCTTTAGAACCAGGTTTCGGGCTTACAATCGGTAATGCTTTGAGAAGAGTGTTGCTTTCTTCTCTGGAAGGATACGCTATTTCATCTATCAAAATAGAAGGTGTAGAGCACGAATTTTCAACTATTCCAGGAGTAATCGAAGATGTTACCGAAATTATTCTTAACCTTAAGCAGGTAAGATTAAAAGCTGCAGCAGAAGGCCAGGCTAACGAGCAGGTTATTGCTAAAGTTTCAGGTCAGACGGTTATTACTGCTGGTGATTTAGGAAAGTCTATCAATGGATTTGAGGTTTTAAACCCAGATTTAGTGATTTGCAACCTAAACAGTGATGTAACTTTCGAAATTACTTTCAATATTGAAAAAGGTAGAGGGTATGTGCCTTCTGAACAAAATAAGTCAAACAATGCTCCTGTAGGAACTATTGCTATTGACTCTATTTTTACGCCGATCAAGAAAGTACAATATAGCATTGAAAATTATCGTGTAGAGCAAAAAACAGACTACGAAAAACTTGTATTAGATATAGAAACTGATGGGTCTATCAGCCCTCAGAATGCTTTAACAGAAGCTTCTAAGATATTAATTTATCACTTCATGTTATTCTCTGATGAGAGAATCACGCTTGAAACTGAAGCTGTAAAAGCATCTATCCAATATGATGAAGAAACTCTTCACACAAGACAACTTCTTAAGTCTAAATTAGCAGATATGGATCTTTCAGTAAGAGCCCTTAACTGTCTAAAAGCAGCTGAAGTAGAAACTCTTGGAGAATTGGTTTCTTACAGTAAGTCTGATTTGATGAAATTCAGAAATTTTGGTAAAAAATCTTTGACAGAACTAGAAGAATTAGTGCATTCAAAAGGTCTTAACTTCGGTTTCGACGTTGCAAAATATAAGTTAGACGCTGATAAATAA
- the rplQ gene encoding 50S ribosomal protein L17, with amino-acid sequence MRHGKKFNHLGRTASHRSALLSNMACSLIEHKRINTTVAKAKALRVYVEPLLTKAKEDTTHNRRIVFSYLQNKFAVAELFRTVAPKIAERNGGYTRIIKTGFRPGDAADMALIELVDFNELYNPNAEEKKATRRSRRSTAAPKKAEAVVAEAPAVEEKVEEAKADTTEEKTEE; translated from the coding sequence ATGAGACACGGTAAAAAATTCAATCACTTAGGAAGAACAGCTTCTCACAGAAGTGCTTTACTTTCTAATATGGCTTGTTCTCTAATTGAGCATAAAAGAATCAACACTACTGTAGCTAAAGCTAAAGCTTTAAGAGTATATGTTGAGCCTCTATTAACAAAAGCAAAAGAAGATACTACACACAACAGAAGAATAGTATTCTCTTATCTTCAAAATAAATTTGCGGTTGCTGAATTATTCAGAACTGTAGCTCCTAAAATCGCTGAAAGAAACGGTGGTTATACAAGAATCATTAAGACAGGTTTCAGACCAGGTGATGCTGCTGATATGGCTCTTATCGAATTAGTAGATTTCAACGAGCTTTACAACCCTAATGCTGAAGAGAAAAAAGCTACAAGAAGAAGCAGAAGATCAACTGCTGCACCTAAAAAAGCTGAAGCTGTAGTAGCTGAAGCACCTGCAGTAGAAGAGAAAGTAGAAGAAGCTAAAGCTGATACTACTGAAGAAAAAACTGAAGAATAA
- a CDS encoding response regulator transcription factor — protein MSISIAIVEDEKNYNNALKKVINYQQDMKVIAQFFDGNDAMQNLPAISPDVVMMDIQLQDMLGIEIIEKLRKEMPNTQFIMCTSFDDDEKIFNSLKAGAMGYLVKGESMDKILSSIRDVYQGGAPMSFSIARRVLKHFERKLPEIKGFDELTEREKEILELLSEGLLYKEIADKKCISIDTVKKHVGNIYRKLHVNNKVEAINKFNQSKN, from the coding sequence ATGAGCATTTCCATAGCCATAGTAGAAGATGAAAAAAACTACAACAATGCGTTGAAGAAAGTAATCAATTATCAACAGGATATGAAGGTAATTGCTCAGTTCTTTGACGGAAATGATGCGATGCAAAATCTCCCCGCTATTTCACCGGATGTTGTGATGATGGATATCCAGTTGCAGGATATGCTCGGAATTGAAATCATAGAAAAGTTGCGAAAAGAAATGCCCAATACACAATTTATCATGTGTACCAGTTTTGATGACGATGAAAAAATCTTTAATTCTTTAAAAGCCGGCGCTATGGGTTATCTTGTAAAAGGAGAAAGTATGGACAAAATCCTCTCTTCTATCCGGGATGTATACCAGGGTGGAGCTCCTATGAGTTTTTCAATTGCCCGAAGAGTTCTTAAACATTTTGAAAGAAAACTTCCGGAAATTAAAGGTTTTGATGAACTTACAGAACGTGAAAAGGAAATTCTTGAACTTCTTTCAGAAGGACTCCTTTACAAAGAAATTGCAGATAAAAAATGCATCAGCATTGATACAGTAAAAAAACACGTCGGAAATATCTACAGAAAACTTCACGTAAACAATAAAGTGGAGGCTATTAATAAATTTAACCAATCAAAAAACTAA
- a CDS encoding sensor histidine kinase, whose translation MKQLPDTIKLAYIIAVILLITFVIFIILIVVLYNKRQLFFIQQQQLKEAEHQNQLLQKELEKQKVLEQERERISHDMHDDLGAGISALKLQAEFLRQKAEDEDLQSDIDELLKTSEEMNISMREMLWSLNSGNDTLGSFIDYAILYTGNFLKKTKIVLLSECEDITAETPVSTEMRRNLFLCLKESVNNVYKHSHADTLKLSFSQKNNSFSMKISDNGIGIPDEQPKGNGLRNMKRRMNELSGECNILSENSGTCLIFKIIV comes from the coding sequence ATGAAGCAACTACCGGATACAATAAAACTGGCTTATATTATTGCTGTTATTTTGTTGATAACTTTTGTCATTTTTATTATTTTAATAGTTGTTTTGTATAATAAAAGACAACTTTTTTTTATTCAGCAGCAACAGCTCAAAGAAGCCGAACATCAGAACCAGCTCCTGCAGAAAGAACTCGAAAAACAAAAAGTTCTTGAACAGGAACGCGAACGTATTTCCCACGATATGCATGACGATCTTGGAGCCGGAATTTCAGCATTGAAACTTCAGGCAGAATTTCTAAGGCAGAAAGCCGAAGATGAAGATTTGCAGAGTGACATTGATGAACTTCTGAAAACGTCAGAAGAGATGAATATTTCCATGCGGGAAATGCTTTGGAGTCTGAACTCAGGAAATGATACTTTGGGCAGTTTTATCGATTATGCGATATTATATACTGGGAATTTTTTAAAGAAAACAAAAATAGTATTGCTTTCAGAATGTGAAGACATCACTGCCGAAACTCCTGTTTCTACAGAAATGAGGCGTAATCTTTTTCTCTGCTTAAAAGAATCGGTGAATAACGTATACAAACACAGTCATGCAGATACATTGAAACTTTCATTTTCACAGAAAAATAATAGTTTTTCTATGAAAATATCAGATAACGGAATCGGTATTCCGGATGAGCAGCCAAAAGGAAATGGACTCAGAAATATGAAAAGAAGAATGAATGAATTATCCGGTGAATGTAATATTTTATCCGAAAACTCTGGAACCTGCCTGATTTTTAAAATAATAGTTTGA
- the eno gene encoding phosphopyruvate hydratase — MSAISYIEARQILDSRGNPTIEVDVFTESGAMGRAAVPSGASTGEHEAVELRDGGSEYQGKGVLKAVENVKEVIAENLVGQPVFEQNYIDQIMIDLDGTANKGNLGANAILGVSLAVARAAAAELGMPLYKYVGGVNANTLPVPMMNVINGGSHSDAPIAFQEFMVMPVKADSFSHALRKGTEIFHNLKSILHSRGLSTAVGDEGGFAPTFKGTEDALDTLLQAIEKAGYKPGDDIMLALDCAASEFYKDGIYDYRKFQTPDAAQFSSSEQVSYLAELAAKYPIISIEDGMQENDWEGWKMLTDKIGDRVQLVGDDLFVTNVERLSRGVKENIANSILVKVNQIGSLSETMAAVQMAQNNKFTSVMSHRSGETEDSTIADLAVAMNCGQIKTGSASRSDRMAKYNQLLRIEEALGETAIFPGLEAFKIKR, encoded by the coding sequence ATGAGTGCAATTTCTTATATAGAAGCAAGACAGATTTTAGATTCCAGAGGTAATCCTACCATCGAAGTAGATGTATTTACAGAAAGCGGGGCAATGGGCCGTGCTGCTGTACCTTCAGGAGCATCCACAGGAGAACACGAAGCGGTAGAATTACGTGATGGTGGTTCAGAATATCAAGGGAAAGGAGTTCTGAAAGCTGTTGAAAATGTAAAAGAAGTAATTGCAGAGAATTTAGTTGGACAGCCGGTTTTCGAACAAAACTATATCGATCAGATTATGATTGATCTTGACGGAACGGCTAACAAAGGAAATCTTGGTGCTAATGCTATTCTTGGTGTTTCTTTGGCTGTAGCAAGAGCTGCGGCTGCAGAGTTGGGAATGCCACTTTATAAATATGTAGGAGGAGTAAACGCAAACACACTTCCTGTTCCAATGATGAATGTAATCAATGGTGGATCTCACTCAGATGCTCCTATCGCATTCCAGGAATTTATGGTTATGCCGGTAAAAGCAGATTCTTTCTCTCATGCATTGAGAAAAGGAACTGAGATTTTCCACAATCTTAAATCTATTCTTCATTCAAGAGGTTTATCTACTGCAGTAGGTGACGAAGGTGGTTTTGCTCCTACTTTCAAAGGAACTGAAGATGCTTTGGATACCTTACTTCAGGCAATTGAAAAAGCAGGATACAAGCCTGGTGACGACATTATGTTGGCATTAGACTGTGCGGCTTCAGAATTCTACAAAGACGGAATTTATGATTACAGAAAATTCCAGACTCCGGATGCGGCTCAGTTTTCAAGCAGCGAGCAGGTTTCTTACCTTGCAGAATTGGCTGCTAAATATCCAATCATTTCTATCGAAGACGGTATGCAGGAAAATGACTGGGAAGGTTGGAAAATGTTAACTGATAAAATTGGTGACAGAGTACAATTGGTAGGAGATGATTTATTTGTGACTAACGTAGAGAGATTATCAAGAGGAGTAAAAGAAAATATTGCGAACTCAATCCTTGTAAAAGTAAACCAGATCGGTTCTCTTTCTGAAACAATGGCAGCCGTACAAATGGCTCAGAACAACAAGTTCACTTCAGTAATGTCTCACAGATCAGGAGAAACTGAAGACTCTACCATCGCTGATTTAGCAGTAGCAATGAACTGCGGACAGATCAAAACAGGTTCAGCTTCAAGATCAGACAGAATGGCAAAATATAACCAGTTATTGAGAATTGAAGAAGCTCTTGGTGAAACAGCAATTTTCCCAGGTTTAGAAGCATTTAAAATAAAAAGATAA
- a CDS encoding citrate synthase: MSDNKVILNYDGNSYEYPIVDSTIGDRGIDISKLRDQTGLITLDLGYKNTGATISDITYLDGDKGELFYRGYPIEQIAEKSNFTEVMYLLLHGELPTQDQFTSFDNNIKKYNFIADEMKKIIDVFPRSAHPMGVLSSMTSALTAFNPKAVNVNSKEEMDHAAELMIAKFSHLCAWTYRKTQGLPLNHGDNNLNYVENFYKMAFRLPNADFEIDPVVVNALDKLLILHADHEQNCSTSTVRMVGSAHTGLFASISAGVSALWGPLHGGANQAVIEMLELIEKDGGDVSKYVAKAKDKADNFRLMGFGHRVYKNFDPRAKIIKKAADDILKALGIQDKALDIAMQLERVALEDEYFVERKLYPNVDFYSGIIYRALGIPTEMFTVMFALGRLPGWISQWKEMRLKGDPIGRPRQVYQGAQERNYIDIASR; the protein is encoded by the coding sequence ATGTCAGACAACAAAGTAATATTGAATTACGACGGTAATTCATATGAATATCCTATCGTGGATAGTACTATCGGAGACAGAGGGATTGATATTTCAAAATTAAGAGACCAGACAGGTTTGATCACTCTGGATTTAGGTTATAAAAATACAGGAGCTACCATTAGCGACATCACTTACTTAGACGGAGATAAAGGAGAATTATTCTACAGAGGTTATCCAATCGAACAGATTGCTGAAAAATCTAACTTTACAGAAGTAATGTATCTTTTATTACATGGAGAATTACCTACTCAGGATCAGTTTACTTCATTCGACAATAATATTAAAAAATATAACTTCATCGCAGACGAAATGAAAAAAATCATTGATGTTTTTCCTCGTTCTGCTCACCCTATGGGAGTTTTATCTTCTATGACATCTGCATTGACAGCTTTCAACCCAAAAGCAGTTAACGTAAACTCTAAAGAAGAAATGGATCACGCAGCTGAGCTGATGATTGCTAAGTTCTCTCACCTTTGTGCTTGGACTTACAGAAAAACTCAAGGTTTACCATTAAACCACGGGGATAACAACCTGAATTACGTAGAAAACTTCTACAAAATGGCATTCAGATTACCAAACGCTGATTTCGAAATCGATCCGGTAGTTGTAAATGCTTTAGATAAATTATTAATCCTTCACGCAGATCACGAACAAAACTGTTCTACTTCTACAGTAAGAATGGTAGGCTCTGCTCACACAGGTCTTTTCGCTTCTATCTCTGCTGGGGTATCTGCACTTTGGGGGCCGCTTCACGGTGGTGCTAACCAGGCTGTAATCGAAATGCTTGAACTTATCGAAAAAGATGGTGGTGATGTATCTAAATACGTTGCTAAAGCTAAAGATAAAGCTGACAATTTCCGTCTAATGGGATTCGGACACAGAGTTTACAAAAACTTTGACCCAAGAGCGAAAATTATCAAGAAAGCTGCTGATGATATCCTTAAAGCATTAGGTATTCAGGATAAAGCTCTTGACATTGCAATGCAGTTAGAAAGAGTAGCTCTTGAAGATGAGTACTTCGTAGAAAGAAAACTATATCCAAACGTAGACTTCTATTCAGGTATTATCTACAGAGCGTTAGGAATTCCTACAGAAATGTTTACAGTAATGTTTGCATTAGGAAGACTTCCAGGATGGATTTCTCAATGGAAAGAAATGAGACTGAAAGGAGACCCAATCGGAAGACCAAGACAGGTTTACCAAGGTGCTCAGGAAAGAAACTACATCGACATCGCAAGCAGATAA